The window tgtctttaatagatacagatatatattatatatataattatatatatctatataataatatagatattatatctatatctattatatagatataataGATATATCTATAATAGAATAATAGATTATTCTATTCTAGAATAGAATAATCTATTCTAAAGAaatagattatttctttaatagccctGAATAGATAACAGGGctattcagtttatttatttcttcttgaatgtgCTTTGATAGTTTGTAtcttgtccatttcatataagttgttgAATTTACTGGCAAAAAGTTGTTTGTATTTTGTCatccttttaatatctgtagaATCTGTGGTGATGTCACATCTCTCATTCCAGGTATTGATAATTTAGGTCTCCTTTTTTGCTGATCAGCCTGGTTAGATgtttatccattttattgatcttttcaaaggactggtttccaatttcatttggttttctctgctgtttttcaattttctatttcattatttccacTCTGATcttgattatttcctttcttctgcttactcCACCTTGCTAAGTTTATGGTTTGCCCGTGTTTTGGTtcccagttgctaaaacaaacaccatctAATAGGGTGGCTGaagcaatgggaatttgttggctcacagccttgaggttaggagaagtccacAGTCAAAGACATCAGATCCTCCCACTGGCCATGTCCGTCCACAGCACAGGTCCTGCCCCACACTGGCCGTGTCCCTCCACAGCACAGGTCCTGCCCCACACTGGCCGTGTCTGTCCACAGCACAGGTCCTGCCCCACGTTGGCCATGTCCCTCCACAGCACAGGTCCTGCCCCACACTGGCCGTGTCTGTCCATAGCACAGATCCTGCCCCACACTGGCCGTGTCCATCCACTGCACAGGTCCTGCCCCACACTGGCCGTGTCCCCCCACAGCACAGATCCTGCCCCACGCTGGCCGTGTCCATCCACTGCACAGGTCCTGCCCCACACTGGCCGTGTCCCCCCACAGCACAGATCCTGCCCCACGCTGGCCGTGTCCATCCACTGCACAGGTCCTGCCCCACACTGGCCATGTCCCTCCATAGTACAGGTCCTGCCCCAACCTGGCCGTGTCCGTCCACAGTACAGGTCCTGCCCCACACTGGCCGTGTCCCTCCACAGCACAGGTCCTGCCCCACACTGGCCGTGTCTGTCCATAGCACAGATCCTGCCCCACGCTGGCCATGTCCATCCACTGCACAGGTCCTGCCCCACACTGGCCATGTCCCTCCATAGTACAGGTCCTGCCCCAACCTGGCCGTGTCCGTCCACAGTACAGGTCCTGCCCCACACTGGCCGTGTCCCTCCACAGCACAGGTCCTGCCCCACACTGGCCATGTCCCTCCACAGCACAGGTCCTGTCCCACACTGGCCGTATCCGTCCACAGCACAGATCCTGCCCCATACTGGCCGTGTCCCTCCACAGCACAGGTCCTGCCCCACGCTGGCTGTGTCCGTCCACAGCACAGGTCCTGCCCCACGCTGGCCATGTCCGTCCACAGCACAGGTCCTGCCCCATGCTGGCCGTGTCCGTCCACAGCACAGATCCTGCCCCATACTGGCCGTGTCCGTCCGCTGCACAGGTCCTGCCCCACGCTGGCCGTGTCTGTCCACAGCACAGGTCCTACCCCACGCTGGCCATGTCCCTCCACAGCACAGATCCTGCCCCATACTGGCCGTGTCCGTCCGCTGCACAAGTCCTGCCCCACGCTGGCCGTGTCTGTCCACAGCACAGGTCCTACCCCACGCTGGCCATGTCCCTCCACAGCACAGGTCCTGCCCCACGCTGGCCGTGTCTGTCCACAGCACAGGTCCTGCCCCACGCTGGCCATGTCCCTCCACAGCACAGGTCCTGCCTCATGCTGGCCATGTCTGTCCACAGCACAGGTCCTGCCCCACGCTGGCCGTGTCCATCCACTGCACAGGTCCTGCCCCATACTGGTCATGTCACTCCAAGCAGGTGCTCAGTGCTGGTCATCAGGACCTGTGTATTAAGTGCAGAGAGGTCACAGTCACCTGCACCTAATTTCTGCTCAGCCATTGAAGTGCAGCCTTGATCAACTGTGCCTCCAACATTCTGGCAATTTTTATCTCTGCCTTTGTGTTAGTCTGCAAGCTGCTGTAATGCGATGTgctagaactggaatggttttgaagAAAGGACATTTATAAGTTACAAAAGTACCatttaagcctatgaaaatgttcaaactaaggcatccagggaaagataccttaattcaagaaaggccgatgggtcaggaacccctctgtcagctgggaaggcacatggctggcctctgctggtcccttgcctctgggctctgttgctttcagcctctgttcctgtgggggttcctcactttgcttctctggggctggctttcatttctgggcatcccttggctttctccaggttctggcttgctttgcatctcatggcagtgtctgctgggctccaagcctctccaaacatccatgtttctgttctccaagtgttggcatctgtgtcagctctgctctgaagtttctgtcagctctgtcatttctattagctctgaagtttctctccaaaatgcttcctcttttaaaggactccagtaaactaactaaGACCCACCCGGAATTGGTGGAATCACATCCCCATCTGAtcaaaaatcacacccacaattgggcatgccacatttccatggagataatctaatcaaacgtttctgacctacaatattgaattaggatgaaaagaaatgctgtccccacaagactggatcaagattaaaacaagactttccttgggtacataatactttcaaatgaacacactccaccctctggaccctaaaaaagacatgttttttccatatacaaaattctttcactccatcacaatatcacaaaatccttaaaccatttcagtagcaatacaaatacaatacaaggttaaaaccagtatagaatctcttcaaagtcagttacaggcatggtctgtcctaaggcaaaatctcctctggctctggacctatgaaactctagaataagttatctgctgccaacatacacagcaggaacagtcataggatacatgtttccactgccatagggagaaattggaaggaacacaggggtcaccggacccaagcTGTTTCAAAAAtctgcaaggcaaactccattagatttcaaagtctgagtcatttatccttggggctttagaaagtggcagtcccactctttcaaGTACCTATGCAGcatcctgcctctctccaaacactggggtgtgTTGCAATGCTGGGGcttattggggagaccacctttcacttggctccaccctctccaagcatcggggcatcacctgggctctctgccatctctggggcacatgctcaacccctccagaacaatgggggtggcagccaggttcttcCCAGTCCCCAGTTTATGTGCTCCACCTTCTACAAGGCCTGGGATTTCACacctcttcctgaacaatgaagcagaaggcctgccctctgccttggGGCAAACCCACCTgtcctagttttctagctgccagaatgcaacacaccagagccggattggcttttaataaaaggggatttatttagttaattcttcagaggaaaggcagatgactttcaactgaggttctttcttacgtgggaaggcacaaggcgatctctgctggccttctctccaggcctctgggttccagcaactttccctggggtgatttctttctggatctccaaaggcctgggctgagccgcgagtgctgagatgaggtatgctgagctgcttgggctgtgctatgttgagttctctcatttaagcaccagccaattgaatcaaacatcattcattacttcaggcatgcctcttagccgactgcagatataatgagcaacagatgagggtcacataccattggctcatgtccacagcaacacaaCTAGGCATGTTCatccggccaagttgacacctgaacctaactaccacagcaccctctccacatgtatggGTGGGTACGTTCTtctggcctgaggtttcctggctccagacctcagcctccatggttctgcctctgaagacatttgcCCTTCACTTtgccccttttctgtccttttaatccagactggcagtggttccattggtaagatcccacaacactcttattggttttctatgcaatactCTGGGATCGtgcccatcagacaataggactttccacagacccttgctggataactccatctccactCCTGGCTAGTCCTGTGTGTAGCTGACTGCTTCCATGGTTGGATAAATCCTCATTTCTGTTCACTGGggtttcactttctggaagcctagaattttccagacacccaagagttcagtcctcagcttatctctttcttctcacattttatgGTGAGGTGTAAGGAGCAGACAAActgaattttccacatttaatttggaaatttcttctgctaaatatctaagcCTATCACGCTCAGATTCTGCCTTCTATCTATGGAGAATGTCTTCCCTCCAGTTTAGAATGATGAGTTCATCATTTCTGGATAAAGCCTCCTCAGATGTATTCTTATAgaccacatttctaccaacagtctcttcaaagccttctaggccttctctatcaagctcctcacaactcttccagaatcttccccttatccacttaaaaatctgttccaacattttgatatttgcaaactgtagcagcaccccacttctctagtaccaaaatctgtgtagtttggaagctgctggagtgtgatataccagaactggaatggctttgagaaaggggaaattaataagttacaagtttacagttctaagcttctaaaaatgtccaagctaaggcgtccaggcaaagataccttaattcaaggcacgtggttggcatctgctggtcccttgctcctgggctctgttgctttcagcctctgttcctgtgggggttcctcactttgtttctccagggctggatttcatctcttggtttcccttggctctctccaggtttggCTTTcataacatctcatggcaatgtctgctgggctccaaacatccatgtttctgttctccaagcgttggcatctgtgtcagctctgctctgaagtgtctgtcagctctgaagtttctctccaaacggttctctcttttaaagaattccagtaaactaatcaagacctacctggaatgggtggagtcacatctccacctaatcaaaggtcacacctatAATTGGGCGtcagtcacatctctgtagagataatctaatcaaaagttctaccctacagtgttgaatgaggattaaaagatagGGCTGTCAgcgcaagattggatcaggattaaaacatggcttttcttgggtacatagtactttcaaacTGGAGCAGTCCTATTTCCAAAGTTCCTGAAATGCAGGTGTAAATGTTTCACTCTGATATGAAAAAGTCTCTACTATGCCTTCTGCAAAATTGCCACCCTGAAATATCTGCACTGACTTTTAAGTCATTTAACCGTTAGATTAACTTGAAAGCCTCAGTCCCGATCTATATCACGGGAATAATAATACTGATTAACAGTAGAAGTGTTTTGAGAGCTAAATAAGATGGTGAGTGAGATATGCTTACACGGTGTCAGACACATGGCAGGTATCCTATTAGTGCAGCTGCTGTTAGCCTCATCCGTTTTTTCATGGTTGCTCTCTCTCCCACAATCTAGCATTTTCTGTCTCTGGGCTAAAATCTCTTTTCATTGGTTCCAGGGTTTTACTGTCTAGTTGTCCCAAGTCCTGCTCAGGACATGTTCTCCACCCCTTTTGATAGTCTGAGCACCTGAACCATAAAGTGTCCCCAAATGAGGCTCATTGCCAGATCACTTCCTGACACCGCCTGCTTGCTTGGGGTGTGGCTGACCTCGGATTTATCCCTCATGAGAGCAGGGTGGCCTGGAGGTCACAAGTCCACTGCTTCTCTTAATCCTCCTTTCCCAAATGCCAGCCTTTCTTGACCTGTTGTCACCTCCCCTATCAGCCTTGTCCTTTCTCGAAGCTCAAGTTGGTAGTGGTGAAGGTAGGAAAGTTGGAACAGTAAAAAAATCGCTGACCAACATTTGATTTAGGAGTGGTAGCTGGTTCCTTCATTAGACCAAATCAAATTTGAGGCAGAGGAAAATTGCTCCTTCATTTCATAGCCTCCTAATTTTCCAGGAACCAACCTGATCTCTACAAAAGTCTGTACTGATGTGTGTctgctggggtgggtgggtgagggggGCGGGGGACAGGGTCTCATCTCAGGACAGCTCTCTTATAGCAATATGTTCACTTCTGTCTGCTCCCGTAGAACAAACGCTGTGGATAACAGACAATCAGCAAGTTGCAACAGTCTGCTCTACTTTATCAATCTGAAAATAAACTGGTCAGGCCTGATTTTTGCATGCAAGTCATTAGCAAACACTTTCGCACGTCTACCACATATCTTTCACATCTGTGACTTCCTACTGGCATTTTCCATGCCTTTGGGTTTACTATTTTGTCAAAAGTAGCTGAAGCCCACAGTTGGTGATAGGCTGGGGTGCTGGGTTACAAGCAGGCCTCAGCCCAGCCAAACCCAACCCCAGACAATTGCATTACTTATCTGTTTCTGCATAACAAAGACTCtccaaatttagcagcttaaaatcaTATAGATTTATCATGTTATAGGGTCGGGAATCTGGCCCAGGGCCCCTTGTGCGGTCTCAGCCAAGCAGTGGGCTAAGGTTGCCGTCACTGTCACTGGGGGTGTTGGTAGGCTAGTCCTCGCtggctgggggtagggggtgcTGTTTCTGTTAGGTGGGTTTCTCTTCGGGGGCTGGCTGCTCCGTGTGAAGGAGCAAGGAAAGACCGAGAAAGTGCCATCCAGACAGAAGCCGTAGTGCCGTTTATGATCTAACTTCAAGTGACATGCCATCACTTCTTCCATGGTCTGTTGGTCACAGAGACCAGTCTTGGTGAGCGAGAGAGAGGGGGCTTAAGAATGCGGACGCGAGGAGCGGGGGGCGTCGCTATGGTTGACACTGAAAAAGTCTGTGTGAGGGTCTGGGTTACCTAGCTCACCTCTTGTTCCTCCATTCACTCAGTGTGTGGTGGGAGTCTGCCTGGGTTCCCGAGGATTGCTCCCTCCCGCCTCTGACTGCTGCCTTGGCTTCCAGATCATCTCAGAGCGTACTAAGCCCAGAATGCATGAGCTGCAGTCGGAGGTGTTCATGATTGTCGGCGGCTGCACCAAGGATGAGCGGTTCGTGGCGGAGGTCACCTGCCTGGACCCCCTGAGGCGCAGCCGTCTGGAGGTCGCCGAGCTCCCACTGACTGAGCACGAGCTGGACAGTGAGAATAAGAAGTGGGTGGAGTTTGCTTGTGTGACACTGAAAAACGAGGTCTACATCTCCGGTAAGCAGGAGCAACATGATGCCAAGCGGGCTCCCCGTTATGCATTCATTGTATGTACTTGTGCTAGTATTTGGAGAGATTCCTGGAAGTGGTCATAAGACGTGCTCATTTAGACATGGGTAGATGTTGCTAAATTTTCCTCCTGAGAAGTTGTACCGTTTACAGTGCATCCAATGATAACAGCATCTATGTTTCTACATCCTTGAtaacgttttttttttaatcatgggtGGTTTACATTTGTGACAGGCCAGAATGTTTAAATTGACACTTCCCAGATCATTAGTgaggttgagcatattttcatatgttacCTGATTGTTGGTTTTTTTAATGATCTGTTTATACCCTTTATTcaactacatatttttaaagaatcttttttcttattaatttttgcaGCTTTTCTTACACATTCCTTGCTATTTGTATCTCAAATACTTTCTCCCGGACTGTTGCTGTCTTTTACTTTGATTTTCTACTTTAGTCATTTTGTTTCGTCTGTGACTCTGACTTCGGGCGACCTTCACCAGCTCAAGGTCACCAGTGtggatttccattttttccagttACTTTTATAGCACTTATGTTTGAATTGCATTTCTAAGTGTGATGTGAAATAAGGGATTAAACTTGATTTCCTCTACAAATAAATGGTGGATTGTTCTACTACTGTTTATTTAACAACTTTTACATATTCCGGTCTGTTTCTGCATTCTTAATTGGTTTTAATTGATCAGTCAGTCTAGTCTTATGCTAATACCGCAATGTTTTTATAATAACATTTTAGTATATTTTGCTATTTGACAGGGAAAGgccccctttcttcttctttttcaaaagttTCTTAGTAATTTTTCCACATGAAATTCAGATTTATCTTGTCAAGTTCCTCAACGCCCCTGAGCACTGCATAATTAGAGTCACCTGGGGAATGCTCTCCAGCAGCCCCGACATTCACGACGTGCCTCCCACCTGGAACCCACTTCTGGTTCCCCGACAGGCACGGGCAGTGCTCACAGAAGCGCAGGGCACACCTGCCCCCCATGCACATCTACACCCGGGCACACCTACACCTGCGCACACCTACCTCCCGGGCTCACCTATGCCTGTGTATAACTACTGCCCATGCATACctactacccatgcacccctaccGCTCATGCACACCAACCTCCCTCACACACCTACACCCGGGCACACCTACCACCTGCACACACCTGCAGCCCACGCTCATTTCGCATCTGCCACAGGGTGTGTTTCCTGCTGATGCAGAGTTGCTTGGAGGAAAATACCGACCAGCTCACACATCTACCGTGCGCATCCCATACTTTTATAAGATAAAGACTCTTTAAAAATAGGACAAACACTACCTACATTTCCATGCAGGCCAGAGATAAAAATCAAGAGCATTTTCTAAGGTTTCTTCGTGATTTTTCCAGGTTTGCATTTATGGTTTTCTGTTGGTTCATTGTTATAAGCAAATTCAGAACCTAATCTGCCTTTTGACTTGCCTGCTGGCCAAGCCCCTCCTATACAGGATGTCCCCAGCCTTGCCTCCACTACTCCTCAGGCCCCTCAGGCTGCCTGGCCCTTCCCTTCCCacactcccccagcccctggccggCCTGGCCTTTCCCTTCCTGTGACCACCAGGCTGGCCGCCCCCCCCAAGgctctctgcccccaccccccgctgGCCACCCCCCCGGCTTTCTCTGTGCTCGCTGTCTCTCCCTCCTAGACTCTGGGCCCATGGGTGCCGCACTTGCCTCAGCCACCGCCCCCTCCCACCTGAACCAGCCTCCAGGGCTCCTCCCGCCCCCCAGGGGGGATGGTCTGGGGCTTTATGGACTTGTGGGAACTAGTGGGAGAAGCTGCTAATCCGGAGAACTGGCTGGCTTCCTTACTGCTCGGTCTCTTGCAGGCGGCAAAGAAACGCAGCACGATGTCTGGAAATACAATTCTTCCATCAACAAGTGGATTCAAATCGAGTATTTGACCGTTGGCCGCTGGAGGCACAGGATGGTGGTGCTGGGCGGCAGGGTCTGCGCGTTGGGGGGCTTTGACGGCCTGCAGCGCATCGGCAGCGTGGAGACCTACGACCCCTTCCACAACTGCTGGGCCGAGGTACAGGCGCCGCTATCGCTGACCCGCAGTGAGGGACGGGGCCGCCCTGAGGCCGCCGCACCCTGTGCCCTGCTTTTGGAGCCCTGGGTTTCCCTGCATGTGGCAGCCGCCGCTTCTGCCTCTGACCAGGCTGGAGAAGGCCGTCCGGCCCAGCGGTCCGGGTGGCCATCCTGCCCGGCGGCCTGGGTAGCTGTCCTGCTCGGTAGCCCAGATGGCCATTCTGCCTGGTGGCCTGGGTTGCTGTCCTGCCCGGTGGCTGGAGTGGCCATCCTCCCCAGGGGCCCAGGTAGCTGTCCTCCCCAGGGGCCCAGGTGGCCTCACATCCTGCCCTGGATGGGTCCGGTGGACCCTTCAGGCTGCCGGTCGTGGCCCAGGGTCTCTGTGTCCTTAGACGTCCTCTGCCCTCTCCTCCTCCACTCTGGACTCGGGGCCCAGTGACCCTGTTAGCTGGACCCGGAGCTGTCCCGAGTGTTCACCAGGCAGCCTTTAGTTATTTCCACACTGGCATGCACGACTTCCACAGGCAAGCGTGGGGAAAGCAGCCTCACTGCCTGTACTCTCAGGCTGTTCcttattttaaatcttctttcttcttgttgGGTCATACGTAATGTATGGTCCTGCTTTGGGGATCACAGCCCCTGCTCGGTGAGGCTGTAGGCGGGCCAGTGGGTGTCTAGGTCTGGCTGCAGACCTGATGGGTGGACACAGCTCTTATGATGAGGCACCCAGGTCTCCTCGGGTGGCCACATCCTGCCACAGAGCTGCTTCTGGCCCGAGAGGGTTGTGGAAGGGGCAAGAGGCTTGGGTCTGGAAGACTTACGTCTGGTTTAATCCCAAAGGCCTCAGTTTGGCCCCAGGAGGGAGAGGCCGCTCTCCTGTGGCACCTCAAACACTCACACCAGCTTTTCTCCCTGCATGTCAGGGCCATGGACAATGTCTAGTGCTTAGCAcatgttttttaatgaatgaatatgaatatgcATCTCCTCCAAAGCTAGCTGGCCTCGACTGTGGAAACACTTGTTTCTGCGTGCAGCTCACCTCCTGAGAGCTGGACCCGGGAGAAATGGGGCGGGGGGACATCCAAGCCTGCagcctgcccctcctgcccctcctacccctcctgcccccacctgcTCTGGCCTGCCTCCTCCTGCCCCCTCTtgcccctcctgccccacccTACCCCATCTGCCCCTGCCTGTCCCGTCTGCCCCACCTCTCCTGCCCTCTCCTGCCCCTGCCTGCCACTGCCCCAGCCTGCAGGGAGAGTGGCCATGGCCTGGACCAGCCCATCAGGGCATCTGCGCCGGGTGAGCCTCTGCAGCCACCTGGGCGTGTGCTGACCACCCCTCTCATGCCCGTGCCTGTGCAGGCTGCGCCCCTGCTTGTGCACGTCAGCTCCTTCGCAGCCGCCAGCCACAGGAAGAAGCTCTATGTGATCGGAGGGGGGCCCAACGGGAAGCTGGCCACGGACAAGACGCAGTGCTATGACCCTTCAGCCAACAGGTGGAGTTTACGGTCGCCCATGCCGGTGGAGGCCAAGTGCATCAACGCTGCCAGCTTCCGCGACCACATCTATGTCGTGGGTAAGCAAACGATGGGCTGCTTTCCTCCCCGGAGCCCCTGCCTTCAGCCCCGAGCAGCAGCACGCTGACCCCACAGGCTGACCCCTGAGGGGCATGGGGGGCTGGCCTGGCCCTGGGAGCCTCCCTTGCAGTCCCGGGCATCGGCTCATTTCTCAGGGGGTGGACAAAGCAGCTGTGTTGTTAAGCAcgtgcagaaatggaaatgtggCAATACATCATAGCGAACATTTGTCTTATGTTTCTTTGAAATATGAGGGCATTTACTGTCTTCTgtaggtttattttttaaactttttaaaattatgcaatataacatatatacacaaaacaaagaaagagaaaagcaacagtTCTGAAAGTCCACAtttttttatatcattatattCAGGCAATTCACAGAGACTTTGCCCTCCCTGCTTGCTTTGGGAGCTCAGCAAAGCTGCCTTTAGACAGGAGAAGAGACGGACTGAGCAGTGTTTGTTGGGGCTGGTGGCTGTCACCTACTGGGCAGCGTCCTCTCAGGAGCTCCTCACACAGGCCATCTGGGCCTCGCTGGACCAGTGAAGTGAGAACGGAGAGGGACACTGGCAGTGCTGTAGTGTAGTTTTTGGTACTACCATAGTTGTTGGTGCAGCCATAGTTTTGAAAAACTCCAGGTGGTTTTAAGGTACAGCTAGGATTGAGAGCTACTGATTAGAGGATGTCAGAAAAGAAATCATTTCAGTTAACAGGAGCTCATCGGAGTTGGCTTCCTGAAGGCAAAACATGGAACAGATTAAGCAAGAGCCCTTCTCTCCTAGCCTTAGGGTCTGGGTCGTCTCTGTTCAGTCTCATGACCGTTCCCCACAGTCTAATCTTGGGGCAGGCCATGTGGTGCCCAGGTCTGCTCAGTCTGCCAAGAGCAGCGAGGCCACCACTTGAGCTGTCCCCGCCTTGGTGGCCATGTTTGCCAGGCCCTCTGCTTTGGCAGGTGGCCCTTCCGAGTCCTGGACACAGCCCAGTGGTGCTCAAGGTCATGGCtcaggggcagggctgggattATGGGCCAAGAACAGGGCACTTGCTAGGGGACTGCCCAGGGAGCAGCCTGAGGATGCATTTTGGTAGCTGGTAGGCCAGGCGCCTTTATAACCTGGTTTGCACCTGAGCCAGGTGTCTTCTAGATGCTGAGCCCCACCTGGCTGCAGAATGAAAGGGCACTGATGTGTGTCCAGCATTAGAAGCCTCTGCCTGCCCAGTCCAGGCCAGCGCCTTGGGGAGCCACCAATACCTTATCTTTGCAGGATGGTGGACAGGCCAGGGGCAGCTCACacactcccctctccctcccctcaggTGGGGCCATGCGTGCACTCTACGCCTACAGCCCCTCGCAGGACAGCTGGTGCCTGGTCACCCAGCTCAGCCACGAGAGGGCCAGCTGCGGGGTCGCCCCGTGCAACAACCGGCTCTACATCACGGGTGGCCGCGACGACAAGAACGAGGTTATCGCCACCGTGCTGTGCTGGGACCCTGAGGCCCAGAAGCTGACCGAGGAGTGTGTCCTGCCCCGCGGCGTGTCGCACCACGGCAGCGCCACCATCAGGAAGTCCTATACCCACGTGCGCAGGCTCGGGCCGGCCGCAGTGTCCGTCTGATGGCCGCAGGGCTGAAGGCAAGAACCGCCCGCCCGCTTGGATGCCAGGTGAACTTGCAGGCCACACGTCAGGACTCGCCTCACTCATCTTGGGCTCATCTTGGGCTCACCTTGGACTCACCTTGGACTCTCCTTGGAAGCCCGGGCGCCACGGGGACGCTTACCACGGCCAGGTCTGAGCCGTTTACCCCGGCAGCAAGCTGGGGCTGGACATTGTGGGACCAGGTGTCATTCCTCCTGTTCTACCGATGAGGCGAAGGGATCATCCAGAGAGCAAGTAGCTAGGCCACCTTCTGGAAACCGTCTCTTTATCTTAAAGCCACTTTCCAGCATGCTCATAATTGCAGAGCAGAAGTTCCGCTCAGTTTTCTTGTTGTCCTGACAGGTCT of the Tamandua tetradactyla isolate mTamTet1 chromosome 2, mTamTet1.pri, whole genome shotgun sequence genome contains:
- the KLHL6 gene encoding kelch-like protein 6, coding for MGDAADRSLEGPLVPSAGESAQETEDLVETLNGDKVKFEDKGLSLILQHGLDSLRVEDALTDVILCVDIQEFSCHRVVLAAASNYFRAMFCNDLKEKYEKRVTIKGVDAETMHTLLDYTYTSKALITKHNVQRVLEAANLFQFLRMVDACASFLTEALNPGNCVGILRLADTQSLDQLKKQVQSYIIQNFVQILSSEEFLELPADTLGHALKSDELQVTEEAQVFEAVMSWVRHAQSERLCLLPRILENVRLPLLDPWYFVETVEADPLIRQCPEVFPLLQEARMYHLSGNEIISERTKPRMHELQSEVFMIVGGCTKDERFVAEVTCLDPLRRSRLEVAELPLTEHELDSENKKWVEFACVTLKNEVYISGGKETQHDVWKYNSSINKWIQIEYLTVGRWRHRMVVLGGRVCALGGFDGLQRIGSVETYDPFHNCWAEAAPLLVHVSSFAAASHRKKLYVIGGGPNGKLATDKTQCYDPSANRWSLRSPMPVEAKCINAASFRDHIYVVGGAMRALYAYSPSQDSWCLVTQLSHERASCGVAPCNNRLYITGGRDDKNEVIATVLCWDPEAQKLTEECVLPRGVSHHGSATIRKSYTHVRRLGPAAVSV